A single Megachile rotundata isolate GNS110a chromosome 9, iyMegRotu1, whole genome shotgun sequence DNA region contains:
- the LOC100881428 gene encoding uncharacterized protein LOC100881428, translated as MSEIMDEEKSETSPKPSQLTPFSIADILSRRTSYPSHERRSSESEEAHAASFAKKRDYDSSEGEYKEGQLDQDPNQMARFSRLSSPDLSVARELDILTRNLVHANITSFGTIPHLSQGTFKHLESLGNMATYQPVKEREASQRQQDEALDMSKNKYLEDGEEDMFEAQNHGQNLQSRKKRSRAAFSHAQVYELERRFAAQKYLSGPERADLARGLKLTETQVKIWFQNRRYKTKRRQQQELGALVNSGNARRVAVRVLVHPDEHLRGLPLRGSGQLPGQMSAPQIHPANKALSGFPYYCLPYHPLLCPPLHSTHIQVQNTITPDLDPSQLAKMNDEK; from the exons ATGTCAGAGATCATGGACGAAGAGAAAAGCGAGACTTCTCCAAAACCCTCTCAACTGACCCCCTTCAGCATCGCGGACATCCTCAGTAGAAGAACCTCTTACCCCAGCCACGAACGACGGTCTTCAGAGTCGGAAGAAGCACACGCAGCGTCGTTCGCCAAGAAACGAGACTATGATTCCTCCGAAGGCGAGTACAAAGAAGGTCAACTGGACCAGGACCCCAATCAGATGGCTCGATTTTCGCGGCTGTCGTCGCCCGATCTCAGCGTGGCTCGTGAGCTGGATATATTAACCAGGAACCTGGTTCACGCAAACATCACCAGTTTCGGCACTATTCCACACCTGTCACAGGGGACGTTTAAACACCTTGAGAGTCTGGGGAACATGGCTACTTATCAGCCGGTCAAGGAGAGGGAGGCCTCGCAGAGGCAGCAGGACGAGGCGCTGGATATGAGCAAGAATAAATATTTGG AGGACGGAGAAGAGGATATGTTCGAGGCACAGAATCATGGACAAAATCTGCAGAGCAGAAAGAAACGGAGCAGAGCGGCCTTTTCTCACGCGCAGGTTTACGAGCTCGAGAGAAGATTCGCTGCACAGAAATACCTGTCGGGGCCGGAGAGGGCGGACCTCGCGAGAGGACTCAAGCTGACGGAGACGCAAGTCAAAATCTGGTTTCAGAACAGACG ATACAAGACGAAGAGACGACAGCAACAGGAGCTAGGCGCGTTAGTTAATTCCGGAAACGCGAGGCGCGTGGCTGTACGCGTTTTGGTGCATCCGGACGAGCATTTGAGGGGATTGCCACTTCGTGGTTCCGGCCAACTTCCCGGGCAAATGTCTGCCCCGCAAATTCATCCCGCGAACAAAGCGCTCAGTGGTTTCCCGTACTACTGTCTCCCCTATCATCCCCTGCTCTGCCCGCCCCTTCACTCTACTCATATTCAGGTACAAAACACGATCACGCCGGACCTCGATCCGAGTCAGTTGGCGAAAATGAACGACGAGAAATAA